From Daucus carota subsp. sativus chromosome 6, DH1 v3.0, whole genome shotgun sequence:
aaccctccaaaaactcaactccaaccatgctcacctgttgtctataaatttagtcaacctcctatggatggctaaattgtcgaacctctacaagtctgtaagaaaatctgtaggaagattgtacatcatttattaccatattgaactgatatattctattttaacaatttaaaatattaataacatactatttttaaattatagtcaaccaatatagccagtaccattgaagcaaaatgtcttacaggttcagcaaattttacataatgtcttacaggtccaatttagccaacgattatagccaacgccgttggagatgctcttatatttGGATTGCGCATATGaagttaagaaaatatataaattataatttatgaattgTTCCACGTGTATATATAGGGTAGATTATATTATTGTAGTTTCCAGATATTTtattaacatttatatattttaagactattaaaatatattttacaagataTATTAGTGAAAGCGCTGAGAAAATACGTGGTCTATTAGTTGTTATCTGGTAACGGTCAAATGAAGTAATTATACAGTTACCAAAATCGGAAATATTTAGATTGAATAGGAGTTAATATGCAATTAATAGAAAAGATCTAATTTTATTTCCCAGCTGTAATAAGTGCTATTCAGtagattttcaagattttctcTTTGAGTAAATATGGTAAATCTTGTATTTATTGATCAATCAATATTGTAAGTCATTCGATTTTCTCAATAAAATTGGATTTGTCCTgaacccctatatatatatccacGGTAAACGATAATTAACCgacaacataatattataacatgGCCTCCCCAAAGTTTCTAGCCATGCTCATGTTCAATGTGATTCTTCTTTTCTCCAATCCTTTGGTGGGCGAATGTAAGTCTAATCTACTTTTACACTATAGtttttaaatattgttttaattatataattgcatatatgtttattattgtTTTGTATTGAATAATCAGGCGACTTGATGAACAAAAGCTCTGGGATTATACTTGATGGTGGGGAGAAGTATGAGACGAAGATCCATATTTGTATACCTACTCTATGTAACAATAAAACTTGTTGGTGTTGTGTTGGAGGATCTAAACAATGTCTTGCGACAAGAGAAGAATGTCTTGCGACGTGTCATTAAATGATGAAACCCAATGAATCACATTTCTTAAGAGCAATGGCTCGATTCTCATATTTTATCCTggattcttaaaaaaaaataaaatcaaacaatATAGTCTCGATAACATGACagttttatcaattttaattgatCTCGTTAACTTGCACTCAGATTACATGCTCTCTTCATCCGGTCAAATTTTACAAAGCCCGGTATGTATTATCATTAAGAATTGTGTCATCACAAAATATTGTTATATCGGTACGGTGATATCGGATTGGAGAGGAAAATTAGaatgtttctttcaaaaaaaatatgtctatcaaaaaatatagataaactTTTTTTTGGCTAAGTATAGataaacccttttttttttttttgctaaattagatAAACCCCTTTGATTTGCTTGTCTTAAATATCATTAATCAAATAGGTAATCTGATAGAGGTTTAATGGAATTTTTTGCAATCATGAAATTTGAatgtattcaattaggattatttaaaattaattaaaatttttggatattcaattgagattttaaatgatactccaaaatctggtggtatacaatcaaaattttaaattatgcttaaaaccCCGATAAattgaaattgtttaaaatttattaaaatcttatagtattcaaatgctgatgaactttttttgatttcataaaaCTATGGATTTTGTGGAAttttttagtatattttaaattttttaaaatcccatcaaaatccatgagattttgaaacatCATGCTTAAATCCCATCGAAACTATATCAACTCTacaacattttatcaaaaatctgcacaaaatcaaaatcttaaCCTCTTGAACATTAAACTTTATATATTTGACTAATTTCTTGATTAATGTGGTTGTTGTACATGTATGAGTCattatttaatcattattaacaaGTAGGATCCAATAAAAATAgtcaaacttataaattttagtggTTAATATGTACCGAATGACAcatcataaaaaattgatatctaattattgaatattttatattaaatgactatttaatattaaacatctttttagaagTCAGGGcaaataagtttaaaaattattcttgattttatttgttcGTAATCTTTTTGTAAAGGTAAGCCGAATTGCACATAAAATTTAAaccccaaaaaaataaaaaaaaataaaaacaaagttgtctgaataaataaattgaataGATGATCAAATGGGACTACAACTACATcatatgaatatatatgataCACGATGCTAGTCGACAGACCTGccaaactaaaacaaaaagtcaaacattgACCACCTATCTATCTACTGCAACTTCAGCGTAAAAGAGAACCTTGACTTTTTCGTAGGATGAGGACTTTCAACTTCCTCCTCTCTGAACACACTCCACATATCCGGCACCGCCGGCACGTTCAGATCAAATCCACGGTGGTGACTGTTAGTGGACCCCACACCTTCCGACGTCGTCACGCCACTGCTACTCGTCCCGTTGTTTCCTCCGTCGTAGTGGCGGCGCTTGTGCCCGCCCAAAGCCTGTCCGCTCGGAAAACACTTGTGGCAAATCGAGCACTCGTGTGTCCTTCCACTAGTGGTTGTCGCGGTGGCGGAGGAGGTGGTGGCGGCGGAGTTCGTGTCGGAAGTCGTGCCTTTCCGGTGACTCGCTTTGTGGCCGCCGAGCGCTTGGTACGACGCGAACGCCTTGTCACACACAGTACACGTGTAAACTACGTCAGTATTTGATTGAGGTGGATGAGTGACTGATTTGGCGGGAAAGATGCTTTTATCGCCGTCGTGAGCGAGCATAACGAGACACAGAGCTAAGTACTCGTCAGTATTCACATTCTGATACTGATCATGATCATGATCATGATCATCTTGTGATTCTGATTTGCGAGATCTTTTGGAGCGCTTGCCTTTAGTCCACGATTCGAGATTGCAGACGTAATTGCTTTGATCCAGGTTAGCTGAACTAGGGATGCTTATTGCTTCAACTGCCATTGTATGAAAGTATAGAAGAGAATTGTGAAGATGAGTGGATGCGAGTTTGAGAAGAATGTGAATATTATTATGAGATGGTGTGTTagtaatgtgtatatataactaTACAAGTGGTGGGAGCGGAAGGTGCGTGTGGGTCTGTTTAGTTAGGAGTGGTCAAATTAGTTGAGTGTGGGGATGTAGCTGACCGCGGTTTCTCGAGATATTTCTCgagtttatttaaaaaaattgaattacaagatcgAAATTAAGCAGTCGAGCTATCGATTTAAGATTTGTCGGGAATTTTTTATCGAAtcgaaatataatttataaatcagtAAAATAGTTTCTAAagtttaatcaaaaaatttcaatgAATTGAAGATCTAGGATACTgaattataaatgattaaattaaattatattatgtatAGGAATAAATTCGAGAATCTTTTCAGAATTCCGAATTTGGCGGTCTGAGGATAGGTGTACTAGTTGGAATTGGAAAGGAGGTGGAAAAAGAACATGTGATATAAATGAGTTAGTTGTAGTTGGGTTGGCTAGAATTGAGTAAGAGGTCAGCGGAGTGAAGCAGCAAGTAGGAGTCGGCTGAGTAGAGTGGGCTGATTGGGCCAGGTTGGGGTGTGGTGGAGAAATGTGACTGGGTCTAAGTCAAAGGTGTTACGCGGTTGGTGTGACGACTTGTTTTTCTTGCTTTGTTTAATGCTGGATTGGTGTTTACTATTACACGTTCTCAAttctcatactattcttatgACGGAAGGTTCGGAGAATTGGGAACGGGAACGAATATCCCACTTCCATATGTAGGATTTTGGTCGAAAAATTGGGAGGAGGTGTTTCTGGAAGGATGACAAATGTCGTAAAAAGTTGCGAAAGTTCTTCTTTGTTTGAAGAGAGAAAAAATGAAGCGGCGGTTTTGTCATTTTAACTGAAAATAAAGTTTGAAAATTTCAGTGACTGAAATTTCTTTTTTGACgcattgttttataaaaatgttgATAAATTTAAGAACGGAAGATTTAGGccatgtttggaagttagaggtttgaggtggtttagaggtttgacAACTGGAATCCGTTGattttagtgtttggtagttagtggattgaaatagaggtttgggtccaataagctaattttgaaaaaaactattttaaggatattttttgaattaaaaattttggttgtgtcagaaaaaactaatcaatcagttatttaccaaacatgattcaatccgctaacagctaaccgctgATTTCCAAACAGGGTCTTAATATTTTCTGTTATCCAACAATACTACAATTAGAAAATCTAATCTGATTTAATTCCCCCTCTCACATAGTCACATTTATATCTATGCTAGTCCAATTTATTTAGATTAACGTGCACGTCAGGTGTTAACAGAAGGTACATGTTATAAAAGTTCCCCAAAAGAAGCTGAACAAGTGACCTATAAAAGCAAATATCCCTTGTTGCCACTAtgcattataaattttttattgacaCCTCAGGATTAGGTAAACGAGATTCATAAATCAAAGATCAGTGATAAGCAGGGATGGcagaaaaaaccgatccgaatggatatcCGACCGTTTCGATTCGAATAGATCTTATCGAAcctgatattttggatttgaatttggatttagattttatttttagaatttcgaACAAACtcaaacccgatccgaaactcatggatttggatttgatatgtgaaacccgattggatttggatttggatttgaatttgaattttaaaaataatttggatttggatttgaatatCTCAAATATTcgaaccgatccaacccgttgTCGTGGTCAATTTATAGTGCCCTGTCGCCTCTTCGGCTAGTGGCgtatatacaattatttattctcttgttatgcgtatattaatttgattaattgTGTTTTCTTAGgttaatttttttctcattttttcccGTGTATTAGTATCTGATCCAGTTTTATTATCCAAATATAGtcatttcaaaatatttgatatatgatTTAGGAACTTTAAATTCATGTATAGCACATCTTTCCGAATACGTaactatttatattaaaatatattaaagctTGATGCATGTTATTtcatttgatatatataatttttttttaaggattttATCGCTTCCCGACAGCCTCTTTTGTCAATGAGAGTCGACCCATGAGGCCATGACCTAGCCGCCCCCAGAACACTTAGATATCTTTTTTTTCAGTACGGTTCAGCCTTATTATTCCACATACTAACagtaatttttttgctaaacaCAGATGGAAAAAATTtggtaaaattaaaaacaattttttaaaacaaaaactgCTTTTAAGAAAAGCAGGTtctctaatattttttataaaaactaatctTAGATTTTATGAGAAACTGTCATGTATTTCACTgtcaaaatatgcaaatatgtataaaaaatatcgTAACTTTACGACTTTCACAACAATACATTCTAACcagcacaacaatttttaacattACTCACAAACATACCTTTACTTTCAACCCTCGttcttatttttcattcaataaTCATCTTATTTTGTGTGGATGGCACACAAAATAAGATGATTATTGTGTGAATAATCATCTTATTTTgctaaaattgaaataaatacaACTGAAGTTAATTATGTAAAGATCATTTATGATATTACTAGTTTCAGATATAGTGCTTGTCGAATGTTACTCGAAGttgttgtaattttttttagtcaAAACAACAATATTATTCTACAAATGACATggtttgaaaataaaatatttagttatttgttTTATAACTAGAATATATTATCAGCTTGAAAATTTTGTCCCGATTGAATTAAACTTTTAAGCAAgatgtaatatattttgttaaaaaaaacacGCCAAAAATAAGTAAAACGCGATTGTATAAATAAGAGCCCAGTGATTTTAGTAGTACTCGTGGTCAACTTACCAGTGCTCCAATTGGGTTAGTGGCGTCTACCCAATAATTCACTTTAATCGAAACCGACAAAACTCATTTCACCAACGCACTTGCACAAATGACCACCACAGTCATTACCACTCTCCCTCATTTTAGTAATCTCTCCAGGGGTATTTTCGTCAGACCAAATTTCTCTTTCCCCTTCTCTCCCTCCCGCCGTCTCGCCGGAAATCTAGCCTCTTCTAACAtggccgccgccgccgccgctaTATCCCCGGTTCCAAAAGACGACCTCGAGCGCATCGCGAAAATCTCGGCGACTATTCGCGTGATTCCCGACTTTCCTAAACCAGGTAGCACGATTAGTTGTGTGCATATGTAGAGATATGTGTGTTTAGTTGTGTGAGTATGTTTGTTGATTGAATTGATGTCGTTTTGAAGGGATTATGTTCCAGGATATAACGACTTTGTTGCTTGATCCGGTGGCGTTTAAGGATACTATTGACTTGTTTGTTGAGAGATACAAGCACATGAATATCTCCGTTGTTGCAGGTAAATTTATACTGACATCtctgtgtgtgtgagagagagaattTGTTTACTgccttttttattatatattttggaatTTTTCTGTGAATGTGGACTGGGTggagagaggggggagggagggagagagagagagagagagagagagagagagagagagagagagagggagagggagagatttGACCTAGTCTAGCATTTTTTTGTAACTGCCCTTtaatttcacatttttttagagagagagaaagagggagaTTGCGGAATTTTTCTGTGAAGGTAGACTGTAGAGCGATAGTGTTATTCACTCgtgtattataaattataagatgTGGCGGATAATGTAGGGGATCTAATTAATGAACAAGTAAGTTGATAAGCTGAAATGTGTAATGGTTTTGATATGTGAGTTAGTATAGTCATTCAGGTTAGAGGTACATTCGGTTATGACTGTAGTAATTAGGAGGATCATAAGAGATATCGTGTTTGAATTGATAAATGAGGAAATGCATGATGGAAGCTCGGCATCATGTCAATTAATATCTCAAATTTTGATAGATTTTAAAATGAATGAAGATAAGGAAGAGTGAGTTGTAAAATGGTAGCTAGGTTTTACCTAGTCTAGCATTTTTTTATTGGCTGGTTTCTAAATTCACATGTGACTGTCACATATCGATTCTACCCAGCATGTCAATTTTTGGTCACCGTTATTCAGAAATCAGCCACATTGTAAAATTCCAGCAGTTTTTTGATGCCAAAATTTTGAAGTCCAGTCTAGTCGCCTCTTTGCAGTCCATTCTCAAGGAATCTTGAAtcactatataagatattaAGAACGTATGCAGACTATCATATCCATATCAAATTGGTATCCAGCATTCATGATCAAGTTACGGATGAAACCTAGTGTTGGAACATGGAATATATTTGAGTCTACTACCCTGAGGCATTTGTAGTGAACCTGGAATTTTGCTGTGATCATGCCGTTTAAATGTTATGTGATGTTTATACCGGaataaaaaagaaatcaaatattCGAGAGACCAATTGTTTGCATATGTTTAGTATACAACTCTTTGAAAGTCAAGGTTTCATGAACCACTTATCTGATTTTTTCAGTGCTACTTACATTGGCTTATTCATGTATCATAGGTTGAGATATTCATATTTGGGTTTTTTGCCCCTATTAATTAGGTTGCACAGTTTCACAGTTACATGTCACTTTTCTCTACTAATATGGGTAAAAACATGTTATATCAAATGCAAATAGCTTTTCTGTTAGTTGCCTTTCTTAGTCCATTAGGGCACTTCTGAAGTTATCAACTTTTTTTGGCATTGGCTAGTGAAAAATAGTGACCTCAAAATCTGTAGACAGTGCCGTGTGTAGAATATATGCACAGTTAATTAAAAGTTTCCATCTGATTCTGGCACTAACAATTAGTTGTTCGGATATTGATATTGTGGGCAGGTGTTGAGGCTAGAGGTTTCATATTTGGTCCTCCAATTGCATTGGCTATTGGGGCAAAATTTGTTCCCATTAGAAAACCCAAGAAATTGCCAGGTATACGTCTACTGTCTCAAATCTACACCTTTGTTTTTATTAATGGTATTCAGTTTGCAAACATCCAAAAGATTAAGAAAGCTATATAAGATGTACATAGATGTAACTCGCGCAAAGAATTTGTCATTTTttgtattagtttaatatttaaaaacaaattataacttTTTAAGTCTTGTTATAATTGTTGAAATTTCTAGAAGAATAACTGGCTCATATGAATTCTTATGATGATTTTCACCTCTTTGTAGTCAATCCTAATGGGTGTCCTATAGTATTGTTCAGTTTTCAATATAATGCTTGGGAATGTAAGCAACATTCCACACTAATTTCTATCGGCATAATGCATATACATAGCAATCATGATTGGTAGGTATTACTGTGCTAGATAACTttaaaacatatcaattttTCATGTGCACTTTTTTTAGTGTTAAAATAGCTTTATCCCCTGCTATCAAGAAGTAAGGCATGCAAGAACTGAGACTAGTAGTCTATTACAACCGACCTTTGTGATTTATGACTCCAGTGTCCAGACCAAACATATTGAAGTAACCTTGCTGTGAGAGACTATAGCTAACTATTTTTTGGTGTCCTGTGTATTGTTTTCTTTTGGTGTCCTGCTCGTATGTGTGTTTTACTTTTGTGCATTAAGAATGTATGTGGATGTATCTATTGCAAGGTGTACTTTTAACTATCTGTAGTCTATGGAAACCACTTTCTTGGGTTTTAGCTGTATCACCTGTAGGAGTATGATATTGTTATTGAATATGTATGAACTAAGATTAATTCATTTAGCATGCTTTATATCTATGTAATATGAATGATAAGTGGCACACCCGCCAAGCAGTTCTTAATCCAAGTAGGACTCCTGGTTACTGTTTCTTACGTCTTCCTCCGTAACAAGTTAGCTATTCTTTTATAAAAGTGACTCAGCATTAGATAcatcttttaattaatatgcAACAAAGTTTTCTCTTTGTTGATTTTGCTAAGGATAAAATTGTGGGCTATGTTCCTGAGTATTTTGTTTTTTCGTCATTCCTTCAGGGGAGGTTATTTCGGAGGAGTATTCCTTGGAATATGGAACTGACAAAATGGAGATGCACGTAGGAGCGGTTCAACCAGGGGATCGAGCCTTAGTGGTAGATGATCTCATTGCAACCGGGGGGACCTTATGCGCTGCAATGAAACTACTTGGTATTGTGCTGTgctgatatttttatttttcttgcattttgttTTGGAAAGTGAATAGTTCAAAACAATCTTATGGCTTTATTCATTTATAAGGGGAAAGGTCGCTATCATAAATTATTTCTTCTCCAGGAGTGTATTAAGTCGACGAGTTTAACATCTAGCTAAAAAAGTCCGAGATTCAATACCAATAAGTGCGCTGTCATAGTCCCCaacaataaattgaaaattgaattaTTAGCGACTCACCGGCAACCATATCTTGATTGGTAGAGCATTTTGCTGACTAGATGTATAATATTGTGCGGGAGCTGTTATAACTTAcacttattatattttaatcttGTAGCAGCATGATTTATTTTTCAGATGAGGCATATTGGTTTTCTGATCTCTTAACCCATTTTAGTGTCTTGAAAGAGTTCCTGGTAATTAGCAAGGATTAAGACCAGTGGATATCTCTCCCTTGGTAACATAACAAGACATCGAGGGTTGAGTCACAGTGGAAACAAGTGTGCGCATGAGTATATGAATTTTATGTACCCCCGAATTGCTGGTAATCAGCAAGGCTTGGCCCTAGTGATATCCCTTACCCTTGGTAACAAGTG
This genomic window contains:
- the LOC108225078 gene encoding zinc finger protein ZAT10, yielding MAVEAISIPSSANLDQSNYVCNLESWTKGKRSKRSRKSESQDDHDHDHDQYQNVNTDEYLALCLVMLAHDGDKSIFPAKSVTHPPQSNTDVVYTCTVCDKAFASYQALGGHKASHRKGTTSDTNSAATTSSATATTTSGRTHECSICHKCFPSGQALGGHKRRHYDGGNNGTSSSGVTTSEGVGSTNSHHRGFDLNVPAVPDMWSVFREEEVESPHPTKKSRFSFTLKLQ
- the LOC108224363 gene encoding adenine phosphoribosyltransferase 1-like, with protein sequence MTTTVITTLPHFSNLSRGIFVRPNFSFPFSPSRRLAGNLASSNMAAAAAAISPVPKDDLERIAKISATIRVIPDFPKPGIMFQDITTLLLDPVAFKDTIDLFVERYKHMNISVVAGVEARGFIFGPPIALAIGAKFVPIRKPKKLPGEVISEEYSLEYGTDKMEMHVGAVQPGDRALVVDDLIATGGTLCAAMKLLERVEAHVVECACVIELAELKGRDRLGEKPLFVLVSST